A single Triticum dicoccoides isolate Atlit2015 ecotype Zavitan chromosome 2A, WEW_v2.0, whole genome shotgun sequence DNA region contains:
- the LOC119352619 gene encoding protein YIF1B-B-like, whose amino-acid sequence MYDNYRNPHPPGMQMPPPNPQPGPYDNPLYGASSGLIKTGLGVYGEKFLGSSSEFMQSNISRYFSNPQYYFHVNDQYVRNKLKVILFPFLHRGHWTRISEPVGGRLSYKPPMYDINAPDLYIPFMAFGTFIILAGFTLGFMGKFTPEAINLQFTRGLIGWGLQIVFLKGLLYSMGGGEVPLLDLVAYSGYLFAGLSLAIVARLLWAYSYYVMMPWMSLCMGIFLVRTMKRVIFTEMRGSERHSTRQHYFLLFMAIVQFPLFFWLGSIGA is encoded by the exons ATGTATGATAACTACAGAAATCCCCATCCTCCCGGGATGCAGATGCCCCCACCAAACCCTCAGCCTGGCCCATATGACAATCCATTATATGGCGCAAGCTCAGGCCTGATTAAAACTGGGTTAGGAGTATATGGGGAGAAGTTCCTCGGCTCCAGTTCAGAATTCATGCAGAGCAAT ATCAGTAGATACTTCTCCAACCCACAGTACTACTTCCATGTGAATGATCAGTATGTCAGGAACAAGTTGAAAGTCATACTGTTCCCGTTCCTTCACAGG GGGCACTGGACCCGGATAAGTGAGCCTGTTGGTGGCCGGTTGTCATACAAACCTCCAATGTACGACATAAATGCGCCAGATCTGTACATCCCTTTCATGGCGTTTGGTACCTTCATTATTCTTGCAGGCTTCACACTGGGCTTCATGGGAAA GTTCACTCCAGAAGCCATAAACCTTCAGTTCACAAGAGGGCTGATCGGATGGGGCCTACAGATCGTGTTCCTGAAAGGGCTCCTCTACTCGATGGGCGGTGGCGAGGTGCCGCTGCTCGACCTGGTAGCCTACAGTGGGTACCTGTTCGCAGGGCTCTCCCTGGCCATCGTCGCTCGGCTCCTATGGGCCTACTCATACTACGTGATGATGCCGTGGATGAGCCTGTGCATGGGGATTTTTTTGGTGAGGACGATGAAGCGGGTGATCTTCACGGAGATGCGGGGCAGCGAGAGGCACTCGACGCGGCAGCACTACTTCCTGCTCTTCATGGCCATCGTGCAGTTCCCCCTCTTCTTCTGGCTCGGCAGCATAGGCGCATGA
- the LOC119352620 gene encoding ATG8-interacting protein 1-like — MSDSEKEVPVQVDQGATRGADWEVVTLTASTYAAAPSGPQGAAEGKRLGDGNDGRGSSSTLLMSDHFVFPPSEHENLPIETALLEPQESTSVEDAGFKNVGGGYDDGSETVKYYDEGKSLSVHDAEMMMGDAAEFHTQDGYVVHDDDDDDSQDKVDAPPLDSGSSSSKGRGGSGAPCQCWLKKHMSCLYDQAKETNHLWGAVVVAALVGLVILWRKDKLHMSCLKWRSRSAVS; from the exons ATGTCTGACAGCGAGAAAGAGGTGCCAGTGCAAGTGGACCAAGGCGCCACCCGGGGGGCCGACTGGGAGGTGGTCACGCTCACCGCGTCCACCTACGCGGCTGCGCCCAGCGGGCCACAAGGAGCAGCAGAGGGCAAGAGGCTCGGCGACGGCAACGACGGCCGCGGCTCGTCCAGCACGCTGCTCATGTCGGACCACTTCGTGTTCCCCCCCAGCGAGCACGAGAACCTGCCCATAGAGACCGCCCTGCTCGAGCCCCAGGAAAGTACCAGCGTGGAAGATGCTGGCTTCAAGAACGTGGGAGGAGGCTATGATGATGGGTCCGAGACGGTCAAGTACTATGATGAGGGGAAGAGCCTGTCGGTACATGATGCCGAGATGATGATGGGTGATGCGGCTGAGTTCCACACCCAAGATGGTTACGTtgtccatgatgatgatgatgatgattcccAGGACAAAGTTGATGCGCCTCctctggacagcggcagcagcagcagcaaggggcGTGGCGGCTCTGGTGCCCCCTGCCAGTGCTGGTTGAAGAAGCACATGTCATGCCTGTATGACCAAGCTAAGGAGACTAATCATCTCTGGGGTGCCGTGGTTGTGGCTGCCCTGGTTGGCCTTGTCATCTTGTGGCGCAAAGACAAGTTGCACATGAGCTGCCTTAAATGGCGCTCTCGCTCAGCAGTCAG TTGA